One segment of Panicum virgatum strain AP13 chromosome 1K, P.virgatum_v5, whole genome shotgun sequence DNA contains the following:
- the LOC120709983 gene encoding bifunctional nitrilase/nitrile hydratase NIT4-like, which produces MALAPASSGGESVIAEVEMNAGADQGGATVRVTVVQASSVFYDTPATLDKVEKLIAEAAGYGSQLVLFPEVFIGGYPHGSTFGLVVGNRTAKGKEDFRKYRAAAIDVPGPEVFQLAALAGKYKVFLVIGVVERAGYTLYNTVLTFDPLGKYLGKHRKLMPTALERVFWGFGDGSTIPVYDTPIGKIGALICWENRMPLLRTAMYAKGVEIYCAPTVDCMTSWQASMTHIALEGGCFVLSAVPFTRRKNYPPPPEYTFGGLEEEPSPESVVCSGGSVIISPSGTVLAGPNYEGEALLTADLDLGEIVRAKFDFDVVGHYSRPEVLSLVVKTDPKPAVSFTSDDEQSFAAKRDDVLKKT; this is translated from the exons ATGGCCCTGGCTCcagcgagctccggcggcgaatCCGTGATCGCGGAGGTAGAGATGAACGCCGGCGCCGACCAGGGGGGCGCCACCGTGCGGGTCACCGTCGTGCAGGCGTCGTCCGTGTTCTATGACACCCCTGCCACTCTCG ATAAAGTGGAGAAATTGATAGCGGAGGCAGCTGGATATGGTTCACAGTTGGTTTTATTTCCAGAAGTCTTCATTGGTGGCTACCCTCATGGGTCTACCTTTGGACTGGTTGTTGGCAATCGCACTGCCAAGGGAAAGGAAGACTTTCGGAAGTATCGTGCAGCAGCCATAGATGTGCCTG GCCCAGAAGTATTCCAGCTAGCTGCATTAGCTGGAAAATATAAGGTGTTTTTGGTGATAGGCGTGGTTGAAAGGGCAGGATATACTCTATACAACACAGTGCTCACCTTTGATCCACTGGGAAAATACCTAGggaagcaccgcaagctcatgCCTACCGCACTGGAACGAGTGTTTTGGGGGTTTGGAGATGGATCTACAATACCTGTCTATGATACTCCTATTGGAAAAATCGGTGCCCTCATTTGCTGGGAAAACAGAATGCCACTTCTCAGGACGGCCATGTATGCCAAAG GTGTTGAGATATATTGTGCTCCCACTGTTGATTGCATGACAAGTTGGCAGGCTTCTATGACACATATTGCCCTTGAAGGGGGATGCTTCGTTCTGTCAGCAGTCCCGTTCACCCGCAGAAAGAACTATCCTCCCCCTCCCGAGTATACATTTGGTGGCCTAGAGGAAGAGCCATCACCGGAATCTGTTGTTTGTTCTGGGGGGAGTGTCATCATTTCACCATCTGGAACGGTGCTGGCAGGTCCCAACTATGAAGGCGAGGCCCTCCTTACAGCTGACCTGG ACCTTGGAGAGATTGTTCGAGCCAAGTTTGATTTCGATGTGGTGGGCCACTACTCGCGACCTGAGGTGCTGAGTTTGGTGGTGAAGACAGATCCAAAACCCGCTGTCTCCTTCACTTCCGATGACGAGCAGAGTTTTGCTGCAAAGAGGGATGACGTTTTGAAGAAGACCTAG
- the LOC120710000 gene encoding bifunctional nitrilase/nitrile hydratase NIT4-like has product MALVTSGSGAGPVINEVEMNGGADPSATTVRATVVQASTVFYDTPATLDKAERLIEEAAGYGSQLVVFPEAFIGGYPRGSTFGFGISVSIANPKDKGKEAFRRYHAAAIDVPGPEVTRLAAMAGKYKVFLVMGVIEREGYTLYCSVLFFDPLGRYLGKHRKLMPTALERIIWGFGDGSTIPVYDTPLGKIGALICWENKMPLLRTALYGRGIEIYCAPTADSRPVWQASMTHIALEGGCFVLSANQFCRRKDYPPPPEYEFAGFGEEPSADTVVCPGGSVIISPSGEVLAGPNYEGEALITADLDLGEIVRAKFDFDVVGHYARPEVLSLVVNDKPQLPVSFTSAAEKITPTAKSDGIVKSYRITD; this is encoded by the exons ATGGCTCTGGTGACCTCGGGCTCGGGCGCCGGGCCGGTGATCAACGAGGTGGAGATGAACGGCGGCGCCGACCCAAGCGCGACCACCGTGCGCGCCACCGTCGTGCAGGCCTCCACCGTCTTCTACGACACCCCCGCCACTCTGG ATAAAGCAGAGAGATTGATAGAAGAGGCGGCTGGGTATGGTTCACAGTTAGTTGTGTTTCCGGAAGCTTTCATTGGAGGCTACCCTCGAGGATCCACTTTTGGTTTTGGGATCAGTGTCAGTATTGCTAATCCAAAAGACAAGGGAAAGGAAGCATTCCGGAGGTATCACGCAGCTGCTATAGATGTGCCTG GTCCAGAGGTGACACGCTTGGCTGCTATGGCTGGAAAATATAAGGTTTTCTTGGTGATGGGGGTGATTGAAAGGGAAGGTTATACACTTTACTGTTCGGTTCTCTTCTTTGATCCTCTTGGCCGTTACCTGGgtaagcaccgcaagctcatgCCTACAGCATTAGAGAGAATTATATGGGGATTTGGAGATGGATCGACGATTCCTGTTTATGACACTCCACTTGGAAAGATTGGGGCCCTCATTTGCTGGGAAAATAAAATGCCACTTTTGAGAACAGCGCTTTATGGTAGAG GGATTGAGATATATTGTGCCCCCACTGCTGATTCCAGGCCTGTTTGGCAAGCCTCCATGACACATATTGCTTTGGAGGGGGGATGCTTTGTCTTGTCAGCAAACCAATTCTGCCGCAGAAAGGATTATCCTCCCCCACCGGAGTATGAGTTTGCTGGTTTCGGTGAAGAGCCCTCTGCAGACACTGTTGTTTGCCCTGGAGGCAGCGTTATCATTTCTCCATCTGGAGAAGTCTTGGCAGGTCCCAACTACGAAGGAGAGGCACTGATTACAGCTGATCTTG ACCTGGGAGAAATTGTTCGGGCCAAATTCGACTTCGATGTTGTGGGCCACTATGCTCGGCCTGAGGTCCTGAGCTTGGTAGTGAATGACAAACCGCAGCTCCCTGTGTCTTTCACGTCTGCTGCTGAGAAGATTACTCCAACTGCAAAGAGTGATGGCATCGTTAAATCCTACCGAATTACTGATTAA